The Stigmatella aurantiaca DW4/3-1 genome contains the following window.
GTCAGTATGGCATCGCGAAGGAGAACTGTTACGACTACGCGGGCTTCGACCGTCTCCGGGACAACCCCGCGGTGAAGGCCGCCTACATCGTTTTGCCCAATGGCATGCACCGCGAGTACGTGGAGCGCGCGGCCGCGGCCGGAAAACACGTCCTGTGTGAGAAGCCGATGGCCAACAGCTCCGCCGAAGCGCGGACGATGATCGCCGCGTGCGCGAAGGCGAACGTCAAACTGATGGTCGCGTACCGCATTCAGTACCAGCCGCATCAACAGCGAGCGATGCGCTTCGTGCGCGAGGGCACCTTTGGGCGCCTCGTGGGCATGAACGCCGTCAACGTGCAGACGGTGAATGAGAACGGCCCGCAGCAGTGGCGGCACAAGAAGGTGCTCGCGGGGGGAGGCGCGCTTCCAGACATCGGTCTCTATTGCATCAACACCATGCGCTTTCTCACGGGGGAGGAGCCGACCGAGGTCTACGCCGAGCTCTACAGTCCGCCGGACGACCCGCGCTACGCCGAGGTAGAGGAGACTGTCTCCTTCACGATGCGCTTTCCTTCCCACGTCATCGCCAACTGCTTCACCAGCTATGGGGCGCGTGACGACAAGTACCAGCGCCTCCACTTCGCCAAGGCAACGGTCGAGATGCCCAACGCCTACCAATACCGGGGCCAGCAGCTCATCATCGGCGAGCGCCGGGGCGAAGATGATGCCCGCAGCGAGCTCGTACTGCCCGGGAAGAATCAGTTCGCCGAGGAGATCGACCACCTGGCGGACTGCATCCTGAAAGACCGGAAGCCGCGCACGCCGGGCGAGGAGGGCTTGCAGGATCACGTCGTCATGGAAGCCATCTATGCGAGCGCGCGCACAGGTCAGCCGGTGAAGCTCCCACGCCACGAGGGCAAGGATGTCTTTCGCGGTCCGCTCCCCGAGCAAGACTGAAGACTTCACCCTCGAAATGGCGCTGGGGGGGGAAGGGCCGCAAGCAAGCACTGGCCGGTGAACAGTGACAGTCGTGATGTGGTCCTTGCTCCCTGGAGGAGACGCAGCACAAGACGGTCCAGGTGCGCGCGCATCAACAGGGCCGCGTGCTCCCGGCCGCTTCGTCAGAACGGCATGCCCTGCGTCTGCACATCGAGGGTGTTGGAGTTGAGGGTGGTGATGAGCCGACGAACCACCTCCTCGCGCTGGGCGTCCGTCATGTCGACCAGGGCTCGGCGCAGTGAGCGGGCGTCCTCATCCGACCAGCGCCGGGTGCGGGTGGCTTCCTCGAGGATACGCTGCGCCTGTTGGTGGGCGGCCACGGCTTGCGGTGAGAGCGCGGGAGGCGGCTGAGGCTCGAGCACAGGCTCACCCTGGGCTTGCGTGCCGAGCTCCTCGCGGAGGACTTTGGCCAGCTCGGCCTTCAACGCCGCCGCGTCCACGGGGGAGGCGACGGCGCAGCGCACCTCGGGTGGAGGCCCCGTGGGGCGCTCCTGCGTCAGGTGGGCGTCGAGCCGAGTGCGCAGGCCCGCGATTTCTCGCAGTACCTCTTCCTGGCCGCTGGCGGCGGGCGCCGTCCCACGGCCGAGCAGGAAGCCGAACGTTCCGCTCAGGAGGACGGTGGCGCTCAGCAGCAGTTTCACCTGTGTGGACATTCCGGCTCCCGCGATCCGGGAGGAGCCATGCGCCTCCCCTGACGGCTCGTGATGCTACGGTGCCACCTTCGGTACGTAGTACGACGAGTTGTTCACGAGCACGTACGTGCACTTCCCGAGATCGTCCCAGGTGAAATAGATGTACGAGGACTCCTTCACGTTGCGCGCTGCGTCCAGGAAGATGGGATCGCTCGACTGGCAGGCGCCGATGGATCCACTCTCGTTCCTCGCGCCGCAGTACATGAACGGGGCCCCGTTGGCGAAGGTGTATACCGAGCAGCCGATGAACTGAATCGGGTCGTCGCTATTGTGAGCCGCGCCGATGGCGCCATAGGCCTCCCGGGCCGAGGTATCGACTCCCACGAGATAGGTCACCCGCTGACCCGCCCATGCGGCCGTCGCTGCGCCCATCGCCAGGAGACCTCCCATCACTGACTGCAGCGTCTTCATCATGTTCCTCTTCCGGCGGCAGCAGGCTGCCGCTCCCAGTACACCGTCTGACCGCAAGCATGAGAGGCGAGATGCTTGGGTGAAGTCAACGCGGGTGAAACCCGAGCCTCAGAGCGCGCATCGGCACGCTATCGGTCGGTGATGCGGTAGCGCACCAGCTTCCCGGCGGGCAGATCGGCCGGAAAGAAGTACACATGTTGTTTGTCGGCGCTGATCGCCATGCCCTCGTTGGCAAGGGTCCTGGTGAGCTTGTAGGTGCCGTACGTGTTCTCTTGGTCTGCCGTCCCCAGTCGGACGCGGAGGGAGCCGTCCGTCCGCTTTTCGGGCACTTCGCGGACCAATTGTACGCCTTGGGTGTCGAGCGCATCTACTTTGAGCAAGTGGAGCCGCCCATACTTGATACCATCCGTTTCCTTGAGCAGGCCTGAGCACAGGATGTGCGCGTCGTCCCAGGTATCGCAGTCCTGATAGGCGGTCGTCAGCGTGTTGGCGATCTGAGTGAGGCTGTCGTCGGCTGCCGTGC
Protein-coding sequences here:
- a CDS encoding Gfo/Idh/MocA family protein; translated protein: MFIASIHAKSGLGIPNVPSILRATMADPKSTVNRRSLLKLGGAGAAGLFLSGSNAEAQKRAGYPAPTGVDTGKVVDGKVQFPPWRAPEDPPTPPVAAPLPPDQRVGFAIVALGRLSLEELLPAFAECKKARLTALVSGTPDKLRAVASQYGIAKENCYDYAGFDRLRDNPAVKAAYIVLPNGMHREYVERAAAAGKHVLCEKPMANSSAEARTMIAACAKANVKLMVAYRIQYQPHQQRAMRFVREGTFGRLVGMNAVNVQTVNENGPQQWRHKKVLAGGGALPDIGLYCINTMRFLTGEEPTEVYAELYSPPDDPRYAEVEETVSFTMRFPSHVIANCFTSYGARDDKYQRLHFAKATVEMPNAYQYRGQQLIIGERRGEDDARSELVLPGKNQFAEEIDHLADCILKDRKPRTPGEEGLQDHVVMEAIYASARTGQPVKLPRHEGKDVFRGPLPEQD